The following are encoded in a window of Pseudomonadota bacterium genomic DNA:
- the gltS gene encoding sodium/glutamate symporter, protein MTEVTVPSFLAYTAGILVYFVGVDLTRRFRLLRTYNIPEPVSGGLVAAAVTFAIYLLLDVEVTYDLETRDRLLVYFFTAIGLNARFSDLVSGGKPLAILLVLTLTYILVQNLVGMAGAQMLGLPLAIGVLTGSTSLIGGHGTAIAWAPDFMAQGVSNALEVGVASATLGLIVASLIGGPIAKLLIGRHQLSGGQEAPVVGITYEKEETETINHLSIMTVILVLHISIIIGWFINDALGRMGFKLPLFVACLLTAIVLSNTVPHLLPRMRWPARTRALALVSDFSLGLFLAMSLMSMQLWTIAGLAGPSLVLLLLQTLAAVAFILLVLFPLMGRNYQAAVLSAGFGGFALGATPTAIANMTAVTKANGPAPLAFIILPLVAAFFVDVTNAFVIRAMIAF, encoded by the coding sequence GTGACTGAGGTCACCGTCCCCAGCTTCCTCGCCTACACGGCGGGCATCCTCGTGTACTTCGTAGGTGTCGATCTCACACGCAGATTCCGCCTGCTCCGTACCTACAACATTCCAGAGCCCGTGAGCGGCGGGCTGGTCGCTGCCGCCGTGACCTTCGCGATCTATCTCCTTCTAGACGTCGAGGTGACCTACGATCTCGAGACTCGCGACCGCTTGCTGGTTTACTTCTTTACTGCCATCGGGTTGAACGCCCGCTTTAGCGATCTGGTGAGTGGCGGTAAACCGCTAGCGATTCTACTAGTGCTGACACTAACCTACATTCTGGTGCAAAACCTCGTTGGCATGGCGGGCGCTCAGATGCTTGGGCTCCCTCTGGCTATCGGTGTTCTTACAGGCTCGACGTCGCTGATAGGCGGTCACGGGACGGCAATCGCCTGGGCGCCTGACTTTATGGCCCAGGGTGTCTCCAACGCCTTAGAGGTTGGGGTAGCCTCTGCCACGCTTGGATTGATCGTTGCCAGCCTGATCGGCGGGCCGATCGCGAAGTTACTCATCGGCCGTCACCAGCTCAGCGGTGGACAGGAGGCGCCTGTCGTCGGCATCACCTACGAGAAGGAAGAAACGGAGACCATCAACCATCTCAGCATCATGACAGTCATCTTGGTGCTGCATATCTCGATCATCATCGGCTGGTTCATCAACGACGCCCTCGGCCGCATGGGCTTCAAGCTACCACTGTTCGTGGCGTGCCTGTTGACCGCCATCGTGCTGTCCAACACGGTGCCTCACCTGTTGCCGCGCATGCGCTGGCCCGCCCGCACGCGAGCATTGGCACTGGTATCGGATTTCTCCCTGGGCTTGTTCCTGGCAATGTCCCTCATGAGCATGCAGCTATGGACGATCGCTGGGCTTGCGGGACCGTCGTTGGTACTTCTTTTGCTACAAACCCTGGCCGCCGTAGCGTTTATCCTCTTGGTGCTGTTCCCCCTGATGGGGAGGAACTACCAGGCAGCCGTTCTTAGCGCCGGATTCGGCGGGTTTGCTCTCGGCGCGACACCCACCGCCATCGCCAACATGACGGCTGTCACCAAGGCCAATGGTCCGGCGCCCTTGGCGTTCATCATCCTGCCTCTGGTTGCTGCTTTTTTCGTGGACGTGACCAACGCGTTCGTGATCCGCGCGATGATCGCATTCTAG